In Triticum urartu cultivar G1812 chromosome 6, Tu2.1, whole genome shotgun sequence, the following proteins share a genomic window:
- the LOC125515302 gene encoding uncharacterized protein LOC125515302 translates to MKTDPCEAYCRRHARDFPAKYAACLLPCQSGGHPGWETMAQDEEASRGAVDVPAGAQVQHHEAVARAQPMKNTDPCEDCCREQTRYFPRLGQFFDCVEECHAGHGRLAGDGRNGILRGVKNHRRRTAKPSPSLASAPAT, encoded by the coding sequence ATGAAAACCGACCCGTGCGAGGCTTACTGCAGAAGGCATGCTCGAGATTTTCCGGCCAAGTACGCAGCCTGCCTGCTCCCGTGCCAGTCTGGTGGGCACCCAGGATGGGAAACAATGGCACAAGATGAAGAAGCAAGCCGAGGAGCGGTTGATGTCCCGGCGGGGGCACAGGTGCAGCACCATGAGGCTGTCGCACGAGCACAGCCGATGAAAAATACGGACCCGTGCGAGGACTGCTGCAGGGAGCAAACTCGTTATTTTCCCAGGCTCGGGCAGTTCTTCGATTGCGTGGAGGAGTGCCACGCCGGTCATGGTAGGCTCGCCGGCGACGGCAGGAATGGGATCCTCCGCGGCGTCAAGAACCACAGAAGAAGGACAGCGAAGCCCAGCCCCAGCTTGGCCTCGGCACCGGCAACATAG
- the LOC125514662 gene encoding probable E3 ubiquitin-protein ligase WAVH2, whose amino-acid sequence MSFHFDDEDQNVPYAYYTPGTLQRDTAQNVWLVPHTATNRAPLQEHKQQVLLELIGASSTSERSGLDLVAVLDISYSMTGANRLGRMKTAMQFVIRKLSPNDRLSIVTFSDDAQRLCHLRSMTQASKAHLEDLVDGLGVINMTNMEAGLKTGHQILDGRRIARGRVASIFVLSDGDQNKGDARTVDVSDVAVYTFGFGADSNHKVLGEIAMKSKGGTFNFVEDGESMSEPFSQILGGLLSIVVQDLKLTVSPKPGDSTIEKVNAGLYQQTKDTNTGSVTVSFGDLFAAELRNIMIDVLLPTVHRSKNVTVIIASCTYSINGKPFVSHEFRVTIRRTGSADPSSPISEAVLTEQVRQIYIEDLRQAITLADSVGLQGANTKLVEARNNLQLEQSNSMIDILRAQLDKLIELISSGMGLKALRACLLSMMMLHGRQRVTETGPVMGHKLYVTQFTDMSRKQAGDHEKDPAKVPPPASQDVEQAKVVRDQQGIKRPPAVVEAATCSWRTWWRDRKSHHESSRWAMVILCTVLAVAMIVIGVTLLAVYLLNMPKMPYLVVSDAQLGALRYAQQDGTIQYLQLPITILAENNNSKADATFSHVDLALQFHGVDVALLRTPAPFVVAAESSLALQYNVVSTGRRLDPAGMRSMDESLNAGMVPFDLRGKARARWKVGIFLKAHFWTRISCRLHFFFPGNSTVKPTDLRRCRSR is encoded by the exons ATGTCCTTCCATTTTGACGATGAAGACCAGAACGTCCCTTATGCATATTATACACCAG GGACCCTTCAGCGGGACACGGCCCAAAACGTATGGCTGGTGCCTCACACAGCAACGAACAGGGCGCCACTGCAGGAGCACAAGCAGCAGGTGCTGCTGGAGCTCATCGGCGCATCTTCCACCAGCGAACGCTCCGGGTTGGACCTCGTGGCTGTCCTCGACATCAGCTACAGCATGACGGGTGCGAACAGGCTCGGCAGGATGAAGACCGCCATGCAGTTCGTCATCAGGAAGCTCAGCCCCAACGACCGTCTCTCCATCGTCACCTTCTCCGACGACGCTCAGAGGCTGTGCCATCTTCGATCCATGACCCAGGCTTCAAAGGCACACCTAGAGGATCTCGTCGACGGCCTGGGAGTCATCAACATGACCAACATGGAAGCCGGCCTCAAGACTGGCCACCAAATCCTCGACGGCCGCCGTATCGCCCGCGGCCGCGTTGCCAGCATCTTTGTGTTGTCCGATGGGGACCAGAACAAAGGCGATGCTAGGACCGTTGATGTCAGCGATGTGGCGGTCTACACGTTTGGTTTTGGTGCAGACTCCaaccacaag GTGCTGGGGGAGATCGCAATGAAGAGCAAAGGAGGAACGTTCAACTTCGTCGAGGACGGGGAGAGTATGAGCGAGCCGTTCTCGCAGATCCTGGGTGGCCTTCTCAGCATTGTCGTCCAGGACCTGAAGCTCACCGTGTCCCCAAAGCCAGGCGACTCCACGATAGAGAAGGTGAACGCCGGTCTCTACCAGCAGACCAAGGACACCAACACCGGCTCGGTAACCGTCAGCTTTGGCGATCTCTTCGCTGCAGAACTACGCAACATTATGATCGATGTCCTCCTCCCTACCGTCCACAGGAGTAAGAACGTGACGGTCATCATCGCCAGTTGCACATATAG TATCAACGGAAAACCCTTCGTCTCCCATGAATTTAGGGTCACTATACGCCGCACCGGATCAGCTGACCCTTCGTCTCCAATTTCGGAGGCCGTGCTCACTGAGCAAGTCCGTCAAATCTACATAGAGGACTTACGGCAGGCGATTACACTGGCAGACAGCGTGGGCCTCCAAGGAGCCAATACCAAGCTGGTGGAAGCCAGGAACAACCTTCAACTTGAGCAGTCCAACTCCATGATTGACATCCTCAGGGCCCAGCTGGATAAGCTCATCGAGTTGATCAGCTCGGGAATGGGGTTGAAGGCTCTCCGCGCCTGCCTGCTGTCGATGATGATGTTGCATGGCCGCCAGCGCGTCACGGAGACAGGCCCCGTCATGGGCCACAAGCTCTACGTGACGCAGTTCACGGACATGTCCCGGAAGCAGGCCGGAGATCATGAGAAGGACCCCGCCAAGGTGCCGCCGCCAGCCTCTCAGGACGTCGAGCAGGCGAAGGTAGTAAGAGATCAGCAGGGCATCAAGAGGCCGCCAGCCGTGGTGGAGGCGGCCACCTGCAGCTGGAGGACCTGGTGGAGGGATCGGAAATCACATCACGAGAGCTCCAGGTGGGCGATGGTGATCCTGTGCACGGTGCTCGCCGTGGCCATGATCGTGATCGGCGTCACGCTGCTCGCCGTGTACCTCCTCAACATGCCCAAGATGCCATACCTGGTGGTCTCCGACGCGCAGCTGGGGGCGCTACGGTACGCCCAGCAGGACGGCACCATCCAGTACCTTCAGCTGCCTATCACCATCCTGGCCGAGAACAACAACTCCAAGGCGGATGCCACTTTCTCCCATGTCGACCTCGCCCTGCAATTCCACGGAGTCGACGTGGCTCTCCTGCGGACGCCAGCACCTTTCGTCGTGGCGGCGGAGAGCTCCCTCGCACTTCAGTACAACGTGGTGTCGACGGGACGGAGACTGGACCCAGCTGGGATGCGGTCCATGGACGAGTCGCTCAACGCCGGCATGGTGCCGTTCGACCTGCGGGGCAAGGCACGGGCGCGCTGGAAAGTGGGCATCTTCCTCAAGGCTCACTTTTGGACGCGCATCTCGTGCCGTCTACACTTCTTCTTCCCCGGCAACAGCACCGTCAAGCCCACCGATCTTCGCAGATGCCGCTCCAGGTAA